TGCCATCAGGATGTCGACGACGCCGTTGATCGCTGCCAGGATAATCGCCACCGGTGCGAGGACGACGATTCCTTCGCGGAAGCCGTCGAACGTCTGTTTCAGCGTCCCGACGAACGTCCAGAACGTCAGCCGCAGGCTCGTCGTGTCGAACGCTTGCTTGCCTGTCGGGATGACGATGCCGAGCGTCGCCATCGTGACGACAGTCCAGAACGCCGAGGTCATCACGGTGAACTGGACGATACCGAGCAGGTACACCAGCAGGGCAAGCGGTATGCCGAACTTGACGGCCTCGAGGCCGAGTTCGAACCGCGTGAGGCGCTGGTCGAACATCTCGTCCATGTCGGGTTCCTCGATCTGTGGGGCGGCCGCGTAGTGGACGGCGACGACGATCGTTATCATCAGGATCGCCGCGGGAATGAGTCCGGCGATGATGACGTCGAAGTAGGACATGCCGGGAATGAGCGTCGCCATGACGAACGCACCGGCACCCATCACGGGCGGGAGCACCTGTCCGGAGGTCGAGGCGACCGATTCGATCCCGCCGGCGGTTTCGGGCTTGACGCCGCTCTGTTTCATCATCGGGATCGTAAAGGAGCCGGTCATACCGGCGTTTGCGGTCTGACTGCCGTTGACCGAGCCGATGACGGCACTTGCGATGACGGCGGTCTGGGCGACACCGGAGTCGAGGTACTTCGCCGATTGTACTGCAGCACGGAGGATCAGGTCGAACGCGCCGTAGGCCTTGAGCATCCCCGCATAGAGGAGAAACAGCGCGATCCAGGCTGCTGTCAGCTGTGTCAGGAAGCCGAAGAAGCCATCCATGCTGATCACGAGCACGCGGAGCATCCGCTGGTAGCCGATCCCGGTGTGTCCGAGCGTCCCGGGGATGAGGTAGCCGAACAGCCCGTACCCGATCCCTGCCAGTAACACGGCGAGGAACGTAATCCCGAACGCCCGCCACGTGACGTAGATCATCACGAGCGTAAACAGCGCCGCCATCACGAGTTCCGGCTGAGTCGCGCCACCCCGCCCAGCCAGATCTAATGCGTTGACGTAGACGTAGACGACCGTCGGAATCATCAGGAGAACGGCGACGATCAACGTCAGCGTGTCCCCGATATTTTCACGGGAGAACAGCGCCTTCACGTCCGTCCAGATGAACCGCTGTCCGCCACCGACCCGCTGTGCCATCTCGTGGAGCGCGTACAGTGCGATGATCCCGCCGAGGAACCCCGCCCCGAACTGTGCACGCGAGGGAGCCTGGCCGGTCAGCTCCGCCTGGAGGTACGCCATCCACATGACGTACAGCCAGAACGGGATCGAGAGGACGCCGAGTAGCGTCCACAGCGTCGTCTTTCGTTTCAGACTCTCCGCCCCGACTCGTTCCCGAACGGCCGCACCGATGGACCGTTCTGCGAGGTCCTCGTCGACGTCTTTGACGGTCGACTCCTCGCTCGAAATATCGATGGCCTCGGTGTCGTCCTCGTCTATCGGTGGTCCATCGTCCATTGTCGTGTCTCGTCCGATCGCAGTTGTCTTCCCGCGCTATACGTGGTCGACGACTGGAACGGCAGCTACTCCGTTTCTCCCTCGGACCAGCTGTCGTCCCAGACGTCGTTGTCCTGGTAGAACTCGACCATTCCGGGGTGGACGTCGACGTCTTCCATGATCACCTCGGTCATCACTTCTGGATCGTACTCGAGCGTCGTCGGGTCGGACTCGCGCATCGTGTCGTGGTGTTCGTCGGCGATCCGTGCCATCTCGTAGACGGCGTCGGGATCGACGTCGGGGCCGAACGCCCACTGTCCCTGCAGTGCCCAGAAGCTGATTTCGTCGAGGCCGAGTTCGCTGGTGACGTCCTGTTCGTAGCCGTAGGGCTCCTGTTCGACGAGCGCGGCGCCTTCTAGCTCTTCGATGGACTCGCGGAACTGGTCGTCGGCTTCGATGGCGTACAGTTCGCCACCGCTTCGAACGTCGACTTCCTGACACCAGCCGGCGAGTTCGATGCCGTTCGAGCCGTACAGTGCGAGTGCGTCGACGCGGTCTTCCTCGACGGCTCCGGGGATGTCGTCGGTGTCTTCGTTGTTGATATCGTTTGCGTCCCAGATGCCGTCTTCACGCAGGAGCTGTTCCGTGAGCAGCCGAGTCCCGAACCCGGGTTCGATCGGGTAGATCGTGTAGCCGCCGTCACGGAGGTCTTCCGTCGACTCGATGCCTGAGCCGTCCATCGCAACCCAGTGCATCTCGAGACTCGTGAACAGGAACCCCTGCATCGGCATGTTCTCGACGGGGTTGTCGGCGAAGTCTTCCTCCTCGTTGATCGCCGCCTGCCAGGAGTTGTTGTCGACGCCGATGGTACTGAACTCGCCCTCGTCGAATTCGTACATGTTCGCGGTCCAGCCTTCGGTCTCCTGGACGTCGATCTGTAGTTCGTCGCTGTGTTCGGACGCGGCTCGAGCGAGTGCCTGTCCCGCTGCTTGCGTCGCGCTGCCGCTTGCGGTGCCGGCTATCGTGATCGTATGGTCTGCGTCACCACCGAGACAGCCAGCAGCACTGACGATCCCCACCGTTGCTGCACCTTTCAGGAAATTCCGCCTTCCCTGTGAGCGATTATCTGGCATACAAAACGGGTTTCCATGAGGGTGGTGAAAAGTGTAACTCCTATTTTCTGCCCAAATGGGCGCTAATCCTCCATACAATGCCAAATATCACTAATATTTTAATGTGTGTAGTGACAGATCCAGTCGCAATTACTGATGGCTCGAACAGGAAGCAGTCCCTCACGTCAATTATTATTGGCAACATTCATTCACTATTGAGCGGCCGGAACGAGACTCGAGTGAGAAAATAGATACTTGACAGGAACCCGTCGTCACGTATATTGTACCTCCCCTCACACTGTGTGATATGTACCGAGTGCTCTTACCGGTCGACGCCGATCCAGACCGTGCCACCGAACAGGTAGAGACACTGTTGTCGCTACCCGGCGACGAGGACGATCTCTCGGTGACGATTCTCCACGTCATCGAGGAAATCGACGCGGCGGCCGACGAAGCAGGCCCCACGTTCATCGAGGACCTCAACGAGTCGTTGCCCGAAATTCGGGACATTCCCGACTCCGTCGATCAGGCCCAGCAACGCCTCGAGGAACACGGCATCGACACCGATCGTACCGAGATGGTCGGCGATCCGGCCGACAGCATCCTGCAGATCGCCGAGGAGACCGACGCCGACACGATCGTACTCGGCGCTCGAGATCGAACTCCCGTCGGAAAAGCCGTCTTCGGAAGCGTTACGCAGTCGGTAATCCTGGAGACGGACCGGCCCGTTCTCGTCAGCTAATCCCACCGATCGAGCCGAACGGTCGAGTCCGGCTCACTCCTCGACGATCGTGTCGAGCAGTTTCGTCTGTGCTGCCGCCAGATGTTCGGTAAACGTCGACCGGGCGACCCCGAGTTCCTCGGCGACGTCGGTCGCGTTCGCTCCTTTCGGGTAATCGAAGTATCCCATCTCGTGGGCCGTCTGGAGGATCTCCTGCTGTCGGTCGGTCAGTTCCTCGCGATCGACGATGACGGGATCGCCCGAGGTCTCTTCGTCTTTGGTCAAATCCTCGACGAGAACGCCGTCGAACTGCTCCCGGAGGTCGGCGACGATCGCGGAGATATCGTCGAGGTTCAGCGTGTGAAA
This region of Natronobacterium texcoconense genomic DNA includes:
- a CDS encoding TAXI family TRAP transporter solute-binding subunit; translation: MPDNRSQGRRNFLKGAATVGIVSAAGCLGGDADHTITIAGTASGSATQAAGQALARAASEHSDELQIDVQETEGWTANMYEFDEGEFSTIGVDNNSWQAAINEEEDFADNPVENMPMQGFLFTSLEMHWVAMDGSGIESTEDLRDGGYTIYPIEPGFGTRLLTEQLLREDGIWDANDINNEDTDDIPGAVEEDRVDALALYGSNGIELAGWCQEVDVRSGGELYAIEADDQFRESIEELEGAALVEQEPYGYEQDVTSELGLDEISFWALQGQWAFGPDVDPDAVYEMARIADEHHDTMRESDPTTLEYDPEVMTEVIMEDVDVHPGMVEFYQDNDVWDDSWSEGETE
- a CDS encoding universal stress protein; translated protein: MYRVLLPVDADPDRATEQVETLLSLPGDEDDLSVTILHVIEEIDAAADEAGPTFIEDLNESLPEIRDIPDSVDQAQQRLEEHGIDTDRTEMVGDPADSILQIAEETDADTIVLGARDRTPVGKAVFGSVTQSVILETDRPVLVS
- a CDS encoding TRAP transporter permease → MDDGPPIDEDDTEAIDISSEESTVKDVDEDLAERSIGAAVRERVGAESLKRKTTLWTLLGVLSIPFWLYVMWMAYLQAELTGQAPSRAQFGAGFLGGIIALYALHEMAQRVGGGQRFIWTDVKALFSRENIGDTLTLIVAVLLMIPTVVYVYVNALDLAGRGGATQPELVMAALFTLVMIYVTWRAFGITFLAVLLAGIGYGLFGYLIPGTLGHTGIGYQRMLRVLVISMDGFFGFLTQLTAAWIALFLLYAGMLKAYGAFDLILRAAVQSAKYLDSGVAQTAVIASAVIGSVNGSQTANAGMTGSFTIPMMKQSGVKPETAGGIESVASTSGQVLPPVMGAGAFVMATLIPGMSYFDVIIAGLIPAAILMITIVVAVHYAAAPQIEEPDMDEMFDQRLTRFELGLEAVKFGIPLALLVYLLGIVQFTVMTSAFWTVVTMATLGIVIPTGKQAFDTTSLRLTFWTFVGTLKQTFDGFREGIVVLAPVAIILAAINGVVDILMATGVPTAISLTLMDLSGGVLIVAAIMAMIICILLGLGMPTTAAYTIVALLIAPTLVEQFFLPEFAGHFFVFYAAILAGLTPPIATCVAVATGIAGSNFWRTCFEAIKISAPLFVLPFSFIYHTDIVNHQGEFGSGLLFISALVLLGGLVIIHGLNYRFDLGTWPTYGLRGLFVVLGIVVMVHPELLVQLGALGVAAFLYLTQAAVGEASPLEKLQNVTAGIGGRRE